A window of Callospermophilus lateralis isolate mCalLat2 chromosome 13, mCalLat2.hap1, whole genome shotgun sequence contains these coding sequences:
- the Rab4a gene encoding ras-related protein Rab-4A isoform X3 — protein MSVTRSYYRGAAGALLVYDITSRETYNALTNWLTDARMLASQSIVILLCGNKKDLDTDREVTFLEASRFAQENELMFLETSALTGENVEEAFVQCARKILNRIESEVDLMGTLLQLAETAQEPRNKPDVRDDTGRCVRACDFPVPCPPPCPRAHALCCVGPVHLPSMFLECDRIGMVL, from the exons GTCTGTGACAAGGAGCTATTACAGAGGTGCGGCCGGTGCGCTCCTCGTCTATGACATCACCAG CCGAGAAACCTACAATGCGCTTACTAATTGGTTAACAGATGCCAGAATGCTGGCGAGTCAGAGCATCGTGATCCTCCTCTGCGGGAACAAGAAGGACTTGGACACTGACCGGGAAGTCACCTTCCTAGAGGCCTCCAGGTTCGCGCAAGAGAATG AGCTGATGTTCCTGGAGACAAGTGCACTGACTGGGGAGAACGTGGAAGAGGCGTTTGTGCAGTGTGCACGAAAAATACTCAACAGGATAGAGTCAG AAGTGGATCTTATGGGGACGCTACTCCAGCTGGCGGAGACAGCCCAGGAGCCACGTAATAAACCTGATGTGAGGGACGACACCGGCCGATGTGTACGCGCATGTGACTTTCCTGTTCCATGTCCCCCACCCTGTCCGAGAGCACACGCGCTGTGCTGTGTGGGCCCCGTCCATCTCCCCAGCATGTTCCTGGAGTGTGATAGGATAGGAATGGTGCTCTAA
- the Ccsap gene encoding centriole, cilia and spindle-associated protein isoform X3, which translates to MCCRCWACNTAPTLPVKDVEEKPEQQTRVKETDRLPAGVKPRQQPSALFARGSRKAVRSPQRSSAKIKENKHPFALYGWGERQTDTGSQKTHNVCASASVHEIHESALRARSRRQEEKRKLAAQRQRAHSVEVQRGRTARAPSAENPWVTEYMRCFSARA; encoded by the exons ATGTGCTGCCGCTGTTGGGCCTGCAACACTGCACCTA cactgccagTGAAAGATGTAGAAGAAAAACCCGAACAACAAACCAGAGTGAAGGAGACGGACAGGTTACCCGCTGGTGTCAAACCCCGACAGCAACCAAGTGCCTTATTTGCTAGAGGAAGTAGGAAAGCTGTCAGAAGCCCCCAAAGATCATCcgctaaaataaaagaaaacaagcacCCATTTGCTCTTTACGGCtggggagagagacagacagacaccgGAAGCCAGAAGACCCACAACGTCTGTGCCTCTGCCTCGGTGCATGAG ATTCACGAGTCGGCGCTGCGGGCCAGgagcaggaggcaggaggagaaGAGGAAGCTGGCTGCTCAGCGGCAGCGTGCGCACTCGGTGGAGGTGCAGAGGGGCAGGACAGCGAGGGCCCCCTCTGCAGAGAACCCCTGGGTGACGGAGTACATGCGCTGCTTCTCAGCAAGGGCCTAG
- the Ccsap gene encoding centriole, cilia and spindle-associated protein isoform X2 has product MKTASCWDRGLHVRVASQLLRAALPVKDVEEKPEQQTRVKETDRLPAGVKPRQQPSALFARGSRKAVRSPQRSSAKIKENKHPFALYGWGERQTDTGSQKTHNVCASASVHEIHESALRARSRRQEEKRKLAAQRQRAHSVEVQRGRTARAPSAENPWVTEYMRCFSARA; this is encoded by the exons ATGAAGACTGCTTCCTGCTGGGACAGGGGCCTTCATGTCAGGGTGGCCAGCCAGCTCCTAAGAGCAG cactgccagTGAAAGATGTAGAAGAAAAACCCGAACAACAAACCAGAGTGAAGGAGACGGACAGGTTACCCGCTGGTGTCAAACCCCGACAGCAACCAAGTGCCTTATTTGCTAGAGGAAGTAGGAAAGCTGTCAGAAGCCCCCAAAGATCATCcgctaaaataaaagaaaacaagcacCCATTTGCTCTTTACGGCtggggagagagacagacagacaccgGAAGCCAGAAGACCCACAACGTCTGTGCCTCTGCCTCGGTGCATGAG ATTCACGAGTCGGCGCTGCGGGCCAGgagcaggaggcaggaggagaaGAGGAAGCTGGCTGCTCAGCGGCAGCGTGCGCACTCGGTGGAGGTGCAGAGGGGCAGGACAGCGAGGGCCCCCTCTGCAGAGAACCCCTGGGTGACGGAGTACATGCGCTGCTTCTCAGCAAGGGCCTAG
- the Ccsap gene encoding centriole, cilia and spindle-associated protein isoform X1, with protein MSPGSGVKSEYMKRYREPRWDEYAPCYRELLRYRLGRRLLEQAHAPWLWDAWGPDCASDDSASSAASGPAPRCALADPEEASEASEPAEASAREEPERPAGERGAEAGDEQDAAQPALPVKDVEEKPEQQTRVKETDRLPAGVKPRQQPSALFARGSRKAVRSPQRSSAKIKENKHPFALYGWGERQTDTGSQKTHNVCASASVHEIHESALRARSRRQEEKRKLAAQRQRAHSVEVQRGRTARAPSAENPWVTEYMRCFSARA; from the exons ATGTCACCGGGCAGCGGGGTGAAGAGCGAGTACATGAAGCGCTACCGGGAGCCGCGCTGGGACGAGTACGCGCCGTGCTACCGCGAGCTGCTGCGCTACCGCCTCGGCCGCCGGCTGCTGGAGCAGGCGCACGCGCCCTGGCTCTGGGACGCCTGGGGCCCGGACTGCGCCTCGGACGACTCGGCCTCGTCGGCGGCGTCGGGCCCCGCGCCCCGGTGCGCGCTCGCGGACCCCGAGGAAGCCTCGGAGGCCTCGGAGCCCGCGGAGGCCTCGGCGCGTGAGGAGCCCGAGCGGCCTGCTGGGGAGCGGGGCGCGGAGGCCGGGGACGAGCAGGACGCGGCGCAGCCAG cactgccagTGAAAGATGTAGAAGAAAAACCCGAACAACAAACCAGAGTGAAGGAGACGGACAGGTTACCCGCTGGTGTCAAACCCCGACAGCAACCAAGTGCCTTATTTGCTAGAGGAAGTAGGAAAGCTGTCAGAAGCCCCCAAAGATCATCcgctaaaataaaagaaaacaagcacCCATTTGCTCTTTACGGCtggggagagagacagacagacaccgGAAGCCAGAAGACCCACAACGTCTGTGCCTCTGCCTCGGTGCATGAG ATTCACGAGTCGGCGCTGCGGGCCAGgagcaggaggcaggaggagaaGAGGAAGCTGGCTGCTCAGCGGCAGCGTGCGCACTCGGTGGAGGTGCAGAGGGGCAGGACAGCGAGGGCCCCCTCTGCAGAGAACCCCTGGGTGACGGAGTACATGCGCTGCTTCTCAGCAAGGGCCTAG